A genomic stretch from Chaetodon auriga isolate fChaAug3 chromosome 17, fChaAug3.hap1, whole genome shotgun sequence includes:
- the gngt1 gene encoding guanine nucleotide-binding protein G(T) subunit gamma-T1, with product MPVINVDDLTDKDKAVMEVNQLKIEVKLERWLTSKCCEEIKEYIQAGEEEDILFKGIPEEKNPFKEKGGCVIC from the exons ATGCCGGTCATAAACGTAGATGACCTGACGGACAAGGACAAGGCTGTAATGGAAGTAAACCAACTTAAAATTGAAGTGAAACTTGAGAGGTGGTTG ACATCTAAATGCTGCGAGGAAATCAAGGAGTACATtcaggctggagaggaggaggacatccTCTTCAAAGGCATTCCAGAGGAGAAGAACCCCTTCAAGGAGAAAGGTGGCTGTGTCATCTGCTAG
- the tfpi2 gene encoding LOW QUALITY PROTEIN: tissue factor pathway inhibitor 2 (The sequence of the model RefSeq protein was modified relative to this genomic sequence to represent the inferred CDS: inserted 1 base in 1 codon), with protein MVGKAEKTXGAKSFTMEFCIFALFTLFTSFYNVLALSPRGACLLQVDEGPCRADIERYYYNTITQKCEIFYYGGCQGNANNFRSYQECQKSCFRIPKIPQICRFPKDEGPCRGLFPRYFFNMTTMQCEPFYYGGCQGNSNRFQDLTSCMEYCSPRKTVPVLCLDPLDKGKCSASIPRYYYNSATKMCEEFIYSGCGGSSNNFVSRQSCMDVCVKGGKKSTSQGKSRRMRRNRHNHITFLQP; from the exons ATGGTCGGCAAAGCGGAAAAGA TTGGAGCAAAAAGTTTCACAATGGAGTTTTGCATATTCGCGCTGTTTACACTCTTCACCTCGTTTTACAACGTTTTGGCGTTGTCGCCCAGAG GCGCCTGCCTCCTTCAAGTGGACGAGGGACCTTGCAGGGCAGATATTGAGCGCTATTACTACAACACTATCACCCAAAAGTGCGAGATTTTCTACTACGGAGGCTGCCAAGGAAATGCCAATAACTTCAGGAGTTATCAGGAGTGCCAGAAATCCTGTTTCAGAATCCCAA AGATTCCCCAAATCTGCAGGTTTCCCAAAGACGAGGGACCCTGCCGTGGTCTCTTTCCACGCTACTTCTTCAACATGACCACCATGCAGTGTGAGCCCTTTTACTACGGTGGCTGTCAGGGCAACTCCAATCGCTTCCAAGACCTCACCTCCTGCATGGAGTACTGCAGTCCAAGAAAAA CTGTCCCTGTGCTCTGCCTGGACCCTCTGGACAAAGGCAAGTGTTCAGCCTCTATTCCTCGGTACTACTACAACTCGGCCACCAAGATGTGTGAGGAGTTCATCTACTCGGGCTGCGGAGGGAGCAGCAACAACTTCGTGTCGAGACAGAGCTGCATGGACGTGTGTGTTAAAG gagggaaaaaaagcacaagtCAAGGGAAAAGTCGTCGCATGAGACGGAATAGACACAATCACATCACTTTCTTGCAGCCGTAG